The window AAGAGCAGGCATCAGAAATAGTGCCGGGGAAGGATCTAACTCAAGTCACATGAAGGAAGCGACCTCTAGCACCCTTCCTACAAAGGTTGGATAAATATTATAAGGATGAGCAGTACAAAATATTCATGTAAATATTGAAGCAAATTCAGGTAAACATTCCTCTGATTGATGCTTTGAGGGAGATGCCcagttatgcaaaaatgatgaaggacttgatgtctcgtAAGTTCGACTTTCAAGACTTAGCAACTGTGACATTGACTCAGACCTGTAGTGCTGTTATGACAAGACCTATAGCGGAGAAGCTATTTGACCCTGGAAGCTTCATGATTCCATGCACCATAGGTAGCTATACATTAGCCAAAGCATTGTGTGATTTGAGGgcgagcataaatctgatgccattGGCTATCTATAAAAtgttaggcattggaagagcaaGTCCCACATCCATGTTACTACAGATAGCTGACCGAATGATGAAAAGGCCATCAGGTATACTTGACGATGTACTTGTGCAAGTTGGAAAGTTTGTGTTTCCGGCagattttgtcattttggactgcCAGGTTGATGAGGAGAtttccataattttgggaaggccgttctTGGACACAGGAAGAGCTCTGATTGATTGTGAAACTAGGGAGCTAAAAATGAGGCTAAATaatgaagaaataacatttaatGTGCAAAATTCCATGCGGCGACCTAGTGAGTTTGCAAATTGCTCTTTGATAGAAGCTGTGGATGTGATCATGGAGGAAGCTGATGAGGCACTTAATGCAAAAGACCCTCTAATAGTCTTCCTCATGAATTTAGAAGAGGTAAATGGTGAGGACTTGGCGGAGTGGGTGTTGGCTCTTGAAGGCCAAGGGTACTGGAAAAAAGAGCTCAAATTCGAGTTTTTATACTTAGAAGAAAGAAGGACCCCTCCAACTAAGCCATTGATAGAAGAGCCACCACAATTGGAACTGAAACCGCTACCAtctcacctcaggtatgctttcttgggacctaaATCGACTTTACCAGTTAATTATCTCATcgagtttgttagatgtgcagaaagaacaacttttgcaggtattAAGTGAGTGCAAAAAACTACAATTGGTTGGACCATTGCAGACATTAAGGGTATCAGCCCGgccttctgtatgcataagattctactggaagatggccacaaaccttccagagaacatcaaagaaggttgaaccccaacatgaaggaagttgTGAAAAATgaggtgataaagtggttagatgcggggaTCATTTTTTCCATCTCTAACAATAactgggttagcccagttcaatgtgtgccaaagaaaagTGGAATGACTGTGGTGCAAAATGAGAACAACGAGTTGATTTCAACAAGTACAGTCACGGGATGAAACATTTGTATGGACTACAGAAGATTGAACAAGGCCACCTGAAAAGACCTTTTTCCCCTGCCGTTCATTGATTAGATGTTAGATAGATTGGAAGGGAGGTCTCACTtttgcttcttggatggatactcggggtataaaAAGATCTCTATTGCCCCGGAGGATAGAGAGAAAACACCATTCACCTGTCCATATGACATCTACGCTTTTCGGAGAATGTCGTTTGGCATATGTAATGCACCCGCCATatttcaaaggtgcatgatggacATCTTCACAGATATGGTAGATGACATAAATGGAAGTTTTTATgaatgatttctcagtggtgggaaacTCGTTCGATGACTACTTTAGGAATCTGAAAAATACTGCTGAAGAGATGTATGGAGACTAATTTGGTGCTAAAATaggaaaaatgccattttatggtacagaaaggtatagtcttgggacacatagtgtcaaGTTAGGGCATTGAGGTGGATCGTGCTAAGGTTGATGTAATAGAGAAGTTTCCACCACCCACTTCCATCAAGgcaataagaagtttccttggtCACGCAGGTTTCTACAAgcggtttataaaagatttttctaagattgctaaccccttgtgtaaattgcttgaaaaagatcacccttttgtgttttctaatgacTGCAAGGtagcttttgaggaattgaagaagaggccgGTGTCTGCACCTATCATAGTTGCACCCGACTGGTAGTAACAATTTGAGCTGATATGCAATGCAAACGATTATGATGTGGGAGTAGTGTTGGGAAAATGAAAGGAGAAAGTCATGCACCCAATTTATTATGTAAGTAGAACCCTAAGTGGGGCCTAACTAAACTACACAGTGACCGAGAAGAAAATTTTAGcagtggtgttcgcatttgaTAAATTCTGGTCATACCCGATAGGCTcgaaggtaattgtttatactgaccatgctgctATCAGGTACCTAATTGAGAAGAAGGATTCAAAGCCGCGCCTGATTCGATGGGTGATCCTACTACAAGAATTTGACCTTGAAATCCATGACCGAAAGGGAATAGAGAACCAAGTGGCGAATCACTTATCCAGGCTGAAAGGAGCGGAGAAGAAGGTTGATATAGAAGAGATCGTGGAAACCTTATCGAATGAACAACTGTTGGCCACAAGACTTGTCgtagcgccatggtatgcagatatCGCAAGCTACCTGGCGAGCGGTATTGTTCCATATGACTTGTCCTTTGTGCAGAAGATaaagttctttcgtgattgtcgcatgtatttttgggatgaaccatatttgattaggatttgtattgataacatgatccggagatgtatTTCCGAGATATACCAagcttctgttttgcaggcataTCATGCTTCGCCTTATGGAGGCCATTTTGGTGGAGTCAGGATAGCTGCTAAAGTGCTGAAGTCGGGCTTTTATTGGCCGACTTAGTTTAAAGATGCACACTTTTGGGTAAAGAGCTGTGCAGAGTGCCAACGGATGGGAAATATTTCCCATCGACATGATATGCCCATGAACCCGATTCAAGAGGTAAAAGTATTTGATGTATGGGGAAtcgattttatgggaccatttgtcaACTCATATGGCAACAAGTACATACTGATAGCTGTGGACTATGTCTCGAAATGGATAGAAGTCGTGGCACTCCCAACAAATGATGCAAAGGGAGTTATTGGTTTTCTAAGAAAAAATATCttcacccgatttggcactccaagAGCGATTATCAGTGATGGAGGCACCCACTTCTGCAACCGAGCCTTTACAAAGTTGTTGGAGAAATATGGTGTTCATCATAAGGTTGCCACTCCGTATTCACCCCCAAACAAGTGGGCAAGTGGAGGTGTCAAACATAGAAATCAAGAGTATTTTGACCAAAACTGTAAATGCTACTCGGACTGACTGGGCgaaaaaattggatgatgcactatgggcctACCGCACTGCattcaaaactccgattggtatgtcaccgtataAATTGGTATTTAGAAAAGCGTGTCACTTATCGGTGGAGTTAGAGCATAGAGCATCTTGGGCGTTAAGAAAATTAAATCTTTACTTGGAGGTTGCTGGTACGAGTAGAGTCACAGAGCTgcatgaacttgatgagtttcgttACCATGCGTTTGAAAGCACTAGGATGTAGAAAGAAAGGATTAAGATGATGCACGATAAACATATTCAAGAAAGAATTTTCAGTCTTGTTGTACAACTTAAGATTGAAATTATTTTCGGGTAAGCTGAAGTCTAGATAGTCATGACCATTTAGAGTTGTGCAAGTATTCTCAAGTGGAGTTATAGAAATTGAATCTGaggatggaacgaacaagtttagagtcaatgggcaaatATTGAAACATCACTTTGGCATGGATGAGTAAAAACTGGTATCGGTGATTCATTTGAAGGAGCCTCAAGTGTTGAGTGAATTGTGAGTCCGATTGACTGCGTCGTGCCGTGAAGTTAAAttaagcgcttgttgggaggcaatccAATTTTCTTGTTTTCGTTTAGTTGTCATTtagtcaacaaaaaaaaaaatagttcagCGCCCAGTTGGGCGCCAGGAACCGATGAAAACAACAAAGGAAGAATCAAAAAAATGCACAGCTGCCCTATTCAGTGTCAGACGCGGATGAAAATGCCCAGGTAAGTCCCCCTACCTGTGTTACCCCCAACCCGACCCAAACCCATCTCCCCAcctaataataatattaaaacacCACTTTCTAACATAAAAACCAACCCGAACCGTCACACCCTAAACCCCAAATCCCCCCACGCCAGTTCTCTTCCCCCCTTCCCCCActcgcttcttcttcttctatcaaGCATAAGGTgagtatttcttcttcttcttattctcttattttcattttttttattgttgtcttctcttatttttttttaattaattcttgATTTGGTATTATTGCGTGTTTtctcatccccccccccccaacttcTCATAGAGTAGAGTGTTGGCAAGTGTATATTGAATAATATGTTATATTGGCGTTGTTAATTGACTAGGGGTGGATAACTCAAAGTCCCACCACCTCATTTAATTTGGGAGGGTATGTCACTTGTCCAATGGTTTGAAAGGCTTGAATGAAAGTGTTGCTCACCAAGTGTTCAATGAAATTATTTAAAGAACATTATTGATGGCTGGCAAAGTCTGAGTAGTCGAGCATTGTTTGTTGGCACTAAGGTGTGAGTGTGGGGGTATTAgagagtgatgtcgtgcacgaAGGTCGTATGTGTGAGCCTATCTGTGTGCACTTGTCATGTATTgtattatttcttttctcttttaggTGTTTCATTGAATTGTAGTGTATCATAATTACGTGGGTAGCGACTCGGGGCAAAGAATGCTCTGATCAATCTATTTTAAGGGTCTGAGTGTAGTACGATGCTTTGTGTTGTATGTGTTGCCGTTATATGCTATATGTGGATGTTGTTGGTTGCTAGGAGGAAGTCTTGAGTACTCGAAGCATTGCTTGAATTTTAAATGTGGGGTCACCCCAACCCTACCTTTTGTCTATCGAGGATCTTTGAAGTTTTCACTAATGCGACATTCGTTGTTCACATGTGTCAGTACGAATTTCTTGTGAAGGTTTGCAAAAGGCAAAGGCAACGAAAAAGCCTTCTACAACTGCTCCATCCACAAAGAAGCGAAAATAAAGTGAGGTTGCTTCATGCGAATCGGGAAAAGGAAAGCAAGTGGCGGAGCCTTCAGCAAGGCAGCCTTGTGTGCCTCGTCCAGCCCTTCAGCTATATAGAGAGGATGCAAGAAGTTGGTACCACTCCTTTGTACCATACGAGCAGTATATCTCAGAGATAGTCATCAACACCACAGATTTGGAGCATCATTTTCCTACCGTTTAAACCGGATAAAGGAGTTGAAGCTGGACCGTTAGTTAGAATGCCCGGGCTAGCTAATTTGAGCATGGTGAGAGAATTATATGCTAATTGGAATTGTAAGAAAAATGAAGCCGATGTGCGAGGTGTGGGGATCAACTTGCAAGGTCAAGCGCTTTGTGAGTTTTTGGGGGCTCTAAATCATGATCCGTGAATTTTTCAAAAGTTCGTGCGCAGTCCGGATTACCCAGCCATCCGTCAGACATTACGTGGGGTGAACTTGATGGCAAAGTGGATTCATTCACAACGAAATTACACCCTTATGGACATGTGCCGGACTGACTTCAACAGAATATCtaaggtctgacataactttgTTCTTGCTCGTATTATGCCAGATGAGCATTCTTCAGATTGCACGAGAGCGAGGGTTTGTTTGATCTATTTTCTGATGACGGGGAACCTGTCAATATTGGTTAG is drawn from Nicotiana tabacum cultivar K326 chromosome 9, ASM71507v2, whole genome shotgun sequence and contains these coding sequences:
- the LOC142164140 gene encoding uncharacterized protein LOC142164140 produces the protein MFYPPNKTTKQVDEILSFRQKPTETLQETWEKFKGMLVKCPHHGIPNQMLGQRFYMGLADSLKANIDALAGGAFFSKSFREYKVLLDKMAQNTGWITRDTTITPVVHSVAFDPNNSIVENMATLMTQMSILTKKIDESCQKQVHIVDTTNEGLCTPCINQPYVCSWSGESDNQNFQENMNYVGNYGGQRQVPIELDNSTGLIEVTTQHAQEEPSKEKEVARKTEKVQEQASEIVPGKDLTQVNIPLIDALREMPSYAKMMKDLMSRKFDFQDLATVTLTQTCSAVMTRPIAEKLFDPGSFMIPCTIGSYTLAKALCDLRASINLMPLAIYKMLGIGRASPTSMLLQIADRMMKRPSGILDDVLVQVGKFVFPADFVILDCQVDEEISIILGRPFLDTGRALIDCETRELKMRLNNEEITFNVQNSMRRPSEFANCSLIEAVDVIMEEADEALNAKDPLIVFLMNLEEVNGEDLAEWVLALEGQGYWKKELKFEFLYLEERRTPPTKPLIEEPPQLELKPLPSHLRYLIEKKDSKPRLIRWVILLQEFDLEIHDRKGIENQVANHLSRLKGAEKKVDIEEIVETLSNEQLLATRLVVAPWHIMLRLMEAILVESG